From Myxococcus virescens:
GCGTCCGCAGAGGACACGGCGCCATGGATGGAGCGCATCTTCCAGGCGGGGCATGGTGGCTCGGAGTCGAGCCCCTTGTCGGTGCTGGTGCGGGGCACGCCCTTCCAGGTGCAGGTGTGGCAGGCGTTGCTGCGCGTGCCATCGGGCGAGGTGACGACGTACGAGGACCTCGCGCGTGCTATTGGCAAGCCCAAGGCGATGCGCGCGGTGGGCTCGGCGGTGGGCGAGAATCCCGTGGGGCTCTTGATTCCCTGTCACCGCGTGCTGCGCAAGACGGGCGTCTTCGGGGAGTACCGCTGGGGCGCCTCACGCAAGCGGGCGATGCTGGCGTGGGAGGACTTGCGGTACGACGGCGCGCCGCTCAGCGGTATGTGAGCAGCGCGCGCTGGGGGCCCTCGAAGTGGCTGTGCTCGTTGAGCGTGGACAGATAACGGCCGCGCTCGCTGTAGATGACCTTGGTGAGGCCGCAGTTCGCCAGCGTCAGGTTGAGGCGGAAGGCGTGCTCGTCGGGGATGCGGAGCAGCTCCTGGCAGATGGCGGTGATGGTGCCCCCGGAGGTGAAGACGAGCGCGTTCTTCGACGCGCCCATCTCCTGGATGAGGGCATCCATCGCGCGGCGGCACCGCTCGCCGAAGGCGGACCAGGGCTCGGTGTACTCCGCGTCGTGCTGGCCGGCCACCCAGCGGGCCACGGCGTCGGTGAAGAGCGCCTGGTAGGCGCGCCAGGGTGACTCCGTCTGAGACAGCTCCGCTCGGAGCACCTCCGGGTCCGCGTAGCGTGGCGTGTGCCGGGCGACGATTTCCTCGTGGTCGAACTCGTTGAAGCCCGCCGTCTGCACGGCCACGGTGCCGCAGCCGTGCGCGGCAAGGCACGCCTCCGCCGTCTGCCGGTGCCGCGCCAGGGTGCCGGTGACGACGGCGTCCACGCGGGGGAGCCGCTCGCGCAGGGACTCACCGAGCACCCGGGCCTGTACGAGGCCCGTCTCCGACAGTTGGTCGTAGTTCGCCGCGCCGAACGAGGCCTGGCCGTGCCGGACCAGATACACCACGCCCATCAGCGCGCTCCCTTCCGGATGAGCCGGTGGCAGCGCCAGCCCAGGTAGTTGACCAGCACCCAGAAGTTCTTGAACGCGGGGTTGCGCGTCTGCTTGTGGTGGTAGCGGTAGTAGATTTGCTGGGCGATGACGGCGAGCCGGAAGAGGCCGAACACCTCGTAGAAGGTCCAGTTGGCGGGCTTCAGCTTCGTCTGGTCCAGGTAGTACGCCACGACTTCTTCACGCCGGAGCATGCCGGGCAGGTGCGTGGGCTGGCGCCGCGTGGAGCGCATCAGGAAGTCGTCGTCGGCATGGACCCAGTAGGCCAGCGCGCTGCCCAGGTCCATCAGCGGGTCACCCAGGGTGGCCATCTCCCAGTCGAGCACGCCGATGATGCGCGTGGGCTCCTCCGGGG
This genomic window contains:
- a CDS encoding histidine phosphatase family protein produces the protein MGVVYLVRHGQASFGAANYDQLSETGLVQARVLGESLRERLPRVDAVVTGTLARHRQTAEACLAAHGCGTVAVQTAGFNEFDHEEIVARHTPRYADPEVLRAELSQTESPWRAYQALFTDAVARWVAGQHDAEYTEPWSAFGERCRRAMDALIQEMGASKNALVFTSGGTITAICQELLRIPDEHAFRLNLTLANCGLTKVIYSERGRYLSTLNEHSHFEGPQRALLTYR